A segment of the Manis javanica isolate MJ-LG chromosome 17, MJ_LKY, whole genome shotgun sequence genome:
gaggggccgggccggggaggggacagggacacAGACACTGCAAGACACAGAGGCAGGGTCAGAAAGAGCCAGGGACACGCCACAGAGAGGGAAGGACCAGACAGAGGGacagacagaaaaggaaagaaacgtAGGGCGACAAGAGGACAGGCACACATGGAGAGCTGAGTGGGGGACCCCAGCTGTGGTGAGGACCATGCGGAGGGCGCTGGCGGGTGTCTGAGTGGGCCTCAGGGGCAGACCCGGctcccctcaccccctcccctcccttgggACCCACAGTCCAGGCGGCAGGCAGAGGCTGGGATGGCAGACTCGTGCCGGAACCTCACCTATGTGCGGGACTCGGTAGGCCCGGCCACCAGCACGCTGATGTTTGTGGCGGGTGTGGTGGGCAATGGGCTGGCGCTGGGCATCTTGGGGACCCGGCGGCGGTCCCGCCCCTCGGCCTTCACTGTGCTGGTCACTGGGCTGGCAGTCACCGACCTACTGGGCACGTGCTTCCTGAGCCCGGCAGTGTTCGTGGCCTACGCCCGCAACAGCTCGCTGCTGGGCCTGGCCCGGGGCCGCCCTGCGCTCTGTGATGCCTTCGCCTTTGCCATGACCTTCTTCGGCCTGGCCTCCACGCTCATCCTCTTCGCCATGGCCGTGGAGCGCTGCCTGGCGCTCAGCCACCCCTACCTCTACGCCCAGCTGGATGGGCCGCGCTGCGCCCGCCTGGCGCTGCCTGCTGTCTACGCCTTCTGCGTCCTCTTCTGCTCGCTGCCCCTGCTGGGTCTGGGCCAGCACCAGCAGTACTGCCCGGGGAGCTGGTGCTTCATCCGCATGAGGTCCGCCCAGCTGGGTGGCTGTGCCTTCTCACTGGCCTATGCCAGCCTTGTGGCCCTGCTGGTGGCCGCCATCGTCTTCTGTAATGGTTCCGTCACCCTCAGCCTCTGCCACATGTACCGCCAGCAGAGGCGCCATCAGGGCTCgctggcccccagcccccgcGCCAGAGAGGATGAGGTGGACCACCTGATCCTGCTGGCCCTCATGACGGGCGTCATGGCTGTGTGCTCCCTGCCGCTCACAGTGAGTCCCCTCTGCAGCTGGGGTGGGCAGCGGGGAGGAGGGCAGTGCCCTGCTCGGTCCTGCATTGGttgtgcccatttcacagatggggaaactgagactcagaggtcAGAGGCTTTGTCCACTGGAAAACAGCTCCCAAGTTTTCTGGGGAGTCTCTCCCATTTGCTTCTGTCCCATTTGACCCCTCCTGCCCCTTGTCTCCCCCTCCCATGTCTCCAGATCCCCGCCATTGAACACCCCCAACTTTCTCCCACCCCTGTAACAAAAAAATAACATCCATTGGGCATTCACTGGGTACTCACTGTATGCGCCCCCATGCTTAGCAATTCACAAATCCTCTCTCAGATGGTCTCGCAAATGACCTTATGTGCTCACTCCATAAGCAAGATGCAGCACAGAGTTCCTGTCCTGTCactatttttacagatgagggtcAGGGTCCCCTGCCAGGCTGGACCCCAGACTCCTCCTATTTTGGAGTCTGGTCACCCTGCTGCCACTTtgttccctgcttcccacccagccccaccctccaTCTACCCTTTGAACCCCCCAACCACCCCCTTTCCAGGAGGAGAGCTCACCCTGCCTCTGGCAAATTGGATACGGGCGGACCCCTGGCGCTGTGGCACCATGCTTCTTTCTGTAAAATGCAAGGGCTGGGCTAGATTTGAGGGTCATCAAGCCTTTTGGGGGTTACAGATGACTCAGAGGCTGGGAGCCATGGAGAGAcacacccaggcccagccctgggaTCCACCCGCACGCCCTGTCTCCAGGGCACCGCTGGCTATCTCCTGGGgttttctctccctctgcctcctccatgcatatttttcttagttttcatcttatcttatttccttccccttcccacaGGCCGCCTCCAATGGGCaatgggaggaggggagagagggtgggGGGGGGTATGTGGAGGGCAGGCAGCTCAGGGGTGTTCTTGACGCCCTTGCCCTGCCCTTAGATCCGGGGCTTCACCCAGGCCATCGCCCCAGACGGCAGTGAGATGGGGGACCTCCTCGCTTTCCGCTTCAACGCCTTCAATCCCATCCTGGACCCCTGGGTCTTCATTCTTTTCCGCAAGGCCATCTTCCAGCGGCTCAAG
Coding sequences within it:
- the PTGIR gene encoding prostacyclin receptor isoform X1 — encoded protein: MADSCRNLTYVRDSVGPATSTLMFVAGVVGNGLALGILGTRRRSRPSAFTVLVTGLAVTDLLGTCFLSPAVFVAYARNSSLLGLARGRPALCDAFAFAMTFFGLASTLILFAMAVERCLALSHPYLYAQLDGPRCARLALPAVYAFCVLFCSLPLLGLGQHQQYCPGSWCFIRMRSAQLGGCAFSLAYASLVALLVAAIVFCNGSVTLSLCHMYRQQRRHQGSLAPSPRAREDEVDHLILLALMTGVMAVCSLPLTIRGFTQAIAPDGSEMGDLLAFRFNAFNPILDPWVFILFRKAIFQRLKVWFCCLCPRPDARSDLQTPLPQPATEGKDPRASPALGGKEGSWVPLPVWGEGQGAPLPLVQQPGSTVGVPSKAGSSAACPLC
- the PTGIR gene encoding prostacyclin receptor isoform X3; protein product: MADSCRNLTYVRDSVGPATSTLMFVAGVVGNGLALGILGTRRRSRPSAFTVLVTGLAVTDLLGTCFLSPAVFVAYARNSSLLGLARGRPALCDAFAFAMTFFGLASTLILFAMAVERCLALSHPYLYAQLDGPRCARLALPAVYAFCVLFCSLPLLGLGQHQQYCPGSWCFIRMRSAQLGGCAFSLAYASLVALLVAAIVFCNGSVTLSLCHMYRQQRRHQGSLAPSPRAREDEVDHLILLALMTGVMAVCSLPLTIRGFTQAIAPDGSEMGDLLAFRFNAFNPILDPWVFILFRKAIFQRLKPSPSRMTWTLSPDLSTPLPSDLPAGVLDPMACVSSLLAAAVLSRRS
- the PTGIR gene encoding prostacyclin receptor isoform X2, with amino-acid sequence MADSCRNLTYVRDSVGPATSTLMFVAGVVGNGLALGILGTRRRSRPSAFTVLVTGLAVTDLLGTCFLSPAVFVAYARNSSLLGLARGRPALCDAFAFAMTFFGLASTLILFAMAVERCLALSHPYLYAQLDGPRCARLALPAVYAFCVLFCSLPLLGLGQHQQYCPGSWCFIRMRSAQLGGCAFSLAYASLVALLVAAIVFCNGSVTLSLCHMYRQQRRHQGSLAPSPRAREDEVDHLILLALMTGVMAVCSLPLTIRGFTQAIAPDGSEMGDLLAFRFNAFNPILDPWVFILFRKAIFQRLKLLAWMSTPSARSEVLKQLLLHLPAAQPLQDDLDTLPRPLHPPTLRPPSRCPGPDGLCVLSASCRGAV